From the Oryza glaberrima chromosome 5, OglaRS2, whole genome shotgun sequence genome, one window contains:
- the LOC127773391 gene encoding uncharacterized protein At1g15400-like → MEIGGLQRSSQTFRRSGSSGLVWDGRLMSEDQNQSDQRATGDAEAGSLESKELRHSRSVGSSIKVQRRCSDSVERSRSGNQAFRTRHVPPAMDPPSPKVSRCLFCGIFSKEEPSQPPKPRSLYWQP, encoded by the exons ATGGAGATTGGAGGGCTCCAGAGATCTTCCCAAACATTTAGGAGGTCTGGTTCATCAGGTTTGGTCTGGGATGGGAGGCTTATGTCTGAAGACCAGAACCAGAGTGATCAAAGGGCAACTGGTGATGCAGAGGCTGGTAGCTTAGAATCCAAAGAGCTAAGGCACTCTCGTAGCGTTGGATCCAGTATAAAGGTGCAGCGAAGGTGCAGCGATAGCGTGGAGCGCAGCAGGTCTGGCAACCAGGCCTTTCGAACTCGGCATGTTCCTCCTGCTATGGATCCACCTTCACCCAAAGTTTCCCGCTGCTTGTTCTGCGGCATCTTTAGCAAGGAAGAGCCCTCACAGCCTCCCAAGCCCAGAAG TTTATATTGGCAGCCATAA